The Prevotella herbatica genome contains the following window.
CCAACGCCTAGGAGGGTTTGCCTGCCAATAGATTCAGTGATTATTGGTGTTAATATAGACCGTGAAGTGCGTCGCGCCAAAATATCAGATAGACTTGTAAAGCGTCTGGATGAAGGTATGGTTGATGAAATAAAAAGTATTCTTGCAAGTGGAGTCCCTGCTGAAAACCTTATTTATTATGGTCTGGAATATAAGTATGTTACAGAGTATGTGATAGGTAAGACTAGTTACGACGAAATGTTGCATGGTTTGGAAATCGCAATTCATCAATTTGCTAAACGGCAGATGACATGGTTTCGCGGTATGGAGCGAAGGGGATTTGTCATTAATTGGATTGATGCCCTTTTGCCTATGGACGAGAAAGTTAATACGATAAAGAAAATAATGAGTTTATGATGACAGAAAACCGTTGGGGAGTGCTTTATTGCCCAAAGCATGAAGGGCTTTCAAATCCATCAAATCGATGGGAAAAGATCGAGAAGGCATTGCACGATAACAATGTTGATTATGATTTCGTGCAGAGTGAGAACTCAAAGAGTGTCGAGCGTCTTGTGAAGATGATGATCAATAATGGTTACAAAACTATTGTTATTGTTGGTGGTGACTCTGCTCTGAATGATTCCGTGAATTGTTTGATGGATGTAGAGAAAGATGTGCGCGACCAGATTTCACTGGGCGTTATTCCAAATGGTTTGATGAATGATTTTGCTCATTTCTGGGGATTCTCCGAAAGTGAGTATGACCAGTCAATAAAATGGATTAAGCAACATCGTGTGCGTAAGATTGATCTTGGGTGCATTCGATATTATAATAAGAGTGGTGAACCATGTCATCGTTATTTCCTTAATTGCGTTAACATAGGGCTTATTGCTGCTATCATGAACTTGCGTCGTAAGACTCGTCATTTCTTTGGATCACGCACTTTGTCTTTCATGTTTTCTTTTGCCATGATGATATTCCAGCGTTTGGAATATAAAATGCACATGAAGATCAATACTGATGAATTGCAGCGTAAGATGATGACTGTCTGTGTGGGCAATTCTACAGGTTATGGTCAGACTCCTAATGCTGTGCCTTATAATGGTATGCTTGATATTTCTGTAGTCTATCATTCAGAGTTGACCCAGATGTTGGAAGGATTGTATTTATTCTTGCGTGGTAAGTTCCTTAATCACAAGAGCGTGCATCCGTATAGAACACGAGAGATAGAAGTCTTTGATGTTCAAAGAGCTATGGTTGGTATTGACGGGCGATTAATGAATACACCTGTTGGTCCATTCAAAATTAATGTAGAACAAGAAGTGATAAACTTCCTTATTCCGGAATAATAGTATACATTATCCCAATTGACTTATTCTTAATATCTCGTCGCTGTTAATGAGTTTGATTTTTCTACCATCAATAGCGATCAGTTTTTCATTGGCGAAAGCTGAAAGTGTACGGATAGCATTACTGGTAGTCATGTTTGACAGATTTGCCAAATCTTCACGACTTAAGTATATACTTAATGTATATCCGTCTTCCTCAATGCCATAACTGTCTCTGAGGAATATAAGTGATTCTGCAAGGCGGCCACGTATGTGCTTTTGGGTTAGATTCACTGTGCGGTCGTCGCTATATCCCAATTGCTTTGATAAGTATTTAATGAAGAACAGACTGATGTTAAAGTTGCTCTTCATTAGTTTCATCATTACAGGCATTGAAAAGAATGCAACAATTGAAGGCTCAAATGCCATAGCTGCAGTTTTGTAGTCTTCGTCTGCGAAATAGGCTCTGAATCCAAAAAACTCTATTGGCTTTATGATTCTTAAAATCTGATTGCGTCCGCCTATGCCAACCTTGAATATCTTTACCTTGCCCTGCACAAGACACATCATTCTTGTTGGACCATCAAAGTCTTTGTAAATTAGTTGGTTTCTCTTGAATTTTTGGACATAAATATCATCGGAGAGAATTTTTATCTCTTCGTCGGTAAGCGGTTGCCATAGCTCAGAAATGGCTCGAACTATAGCAGAATTATTGTTGTCCTTTTTAAAAGCCATATATATCTAGAGAGATGTAATATAAATATTACTTGGGCAAAAGTAATAAAAAAACTTAGAAATGAACATTTATTTTGACTAAAAATATATCGTATAACATAAAATTTAGCGTTTTTACAAAAAAAGTTTGACACTAAATTTGTAGACTGAACATTTTTTGTTAACTTTGAACTCATGTAGAGTTTATCTAATGTAAAGGTAAATACTCGCAAAACACAATATAAAACATTTTAAACCTTAATAGAGAACTATGAGTTATTTAAAATTTGAAAAAGCTCTGATGACGAATCTCCAAGAGTCATTACCAAGAGAGTTGCTTCGCACCAACCGCTCTGGAGCTTACTCTTGTTCCACTATTGTTGACTGTAATACCCGAAAGTATCATGGTCTGCTTGTCGTTCCGGTTCCAGAACTGGATGATGACAATCATGTATTACTTTCATCATTGGATGTTACAGTGGTTCAGCATGGCGCTGAATTTAATATGGGACTTCATAAGTATCAGGGTAATAACTACAGTCCAAAGGGACATAAGTATATTAAAGAGTTTGATTGCAATAAGGTTCCTACTACAATTTATCGTGTAGGTGGAGTTATATTGAAAAAGGAAGTCGTGTTTCAGCATTATGAAGACAGAATTCTGATTCGTTATACGCTTGTTGATGCCCATTCTATCACTACATTAAGAATACGTCCATTCCTAGCCTTTCGCAGTGTCAGGCAGTTTACTCATGAGAATTCTGTTGCTAGCAGAGATTATCAGCCTGTAGACAATGGAATAAAGACTTGTATGTATCCGGGTTATCCTGAATTGTTTATGCAGTTTAGCACGGAAAACAAGTTCATGTTTAAGCCTGATTGGTATCGCGGTGTGGAATATCCAAAAGAACAGGAACGTGGATATGCCTCTGATGAGGATCTTTATGTTCCAGGATATTTCGAACTAGACATAAAGAAAGGCGAAAGCATTGTCTTTGCTGCTTCTATTTCTGAAAGTTCTACGGATAGCTTGAATGAACTGTTTGATACTGAGGTCGGCAAACGTACGCCAAGAGATAACTTTTTTCATTGTTTAGTCAATGCCGCTCATCAATTTCATATTCATGAGAACAATGATGATCGGTATATTCTTGCTGGTTATCCATGGTTCAAATGTCGTGCCCGTGACATGTTTATCGCATTGCCAGGTCTCACTCTTTCTATAGAAGAACAGTATTATTTTGAACTTGTGATGAAGACGGCTCAAAAGGGACTTGATGAGTTTATGGAAGGCAAACCGCTTTCGGTAAAGATTTATGAAATGGAACAGCCTGATGTACCGTTGTGGGTTATATGGTGTCTGCAACAGTATGCAAAGGAAGCCGGAATGCAGAAATGCTTAGAGATGTACGGACCTTTCATGAAACGTATAATGACGTTTATAGAAAAAGGTAATCATCCTAATCTTAAAGTTATGGATAACGCTCTTGTCTATACCAATGGTACTGATAAGGCCGTAACTTGGATGAACTCTACCGTAAATGGCAAACCTGTTGTGCCTCGTACGGGGTATATTGTTGAGTTCAATGCTTTATGGTATAATGCACTCAAGTTTTGCGCGTCAATAGCCCAGCTTGATAAAAAGAATAAGGAAGCTGAACACTTGGAAAAGACGGCTGAAAAATGCCGCAAGTCTTTCCTTGATATGTTCATGAATGAATATGGTTATCTGTTTGATTATGTAGGTGGAAATGACAAGGATTGGAGCGTAAGACCAAATATGATTTTCGCTGTTGCCTTGGATTATTCTCCTTTAGATCAAGACCAGAAAAAGAGCGTTTTGGATGTCTGTACACGTGAACTTCTTACTCCTAAGGGATTGCGTTCGCTGTCTCCAAAGAGTGGTGGATATAATCCTATGTATATAGGTCCGCAGACACAGCGCGATTATGCTTATCATCAAGGCACAGCGTGGCCTTGGCTTGGAGGTTTCTATATGGAAGCCTGCCTTAAACTCTATAAACGTACCAGACTGAGCTTCATAGAGCGTCAGATGGTTGGATATGAAGATGAAATGCTTAATCACTGCATAGGTACTATTCCTGAACTCTTTGATGGCAATCCACCTTTCAATGGTCGAGGGGCAATATCATTCGCAATGAATGTGGCAGAGATACTTCGTACGCTCGAGCTTCTTGAAAAGTATAACTTTAAATAAATGGGAGGAGATACAATATGAAAGTATTAATGTTCGGATGGGAATATCCTCCTCACGTATATGGTGGACTGGCAACAGCTAATTATGGAATTACTGAGGGACTGCATGCTCAAGGTGATGTTGATATAACTTTATGTCTTCCTAAGCCTTGGGGAGACGAGGATAAGACACCTGCAAACATTGTGGCAATGAACTGCGTGCCGATTGCTTGGCGTGATGTTGATTATGATTACGTTAAGAACAAAATCGGCAACATAATGTCACCGGAGCTTTATTATAAACTTCGTGATCATATCTATGGCGACTTCAATTATATGGGTGTCAATAATTTGGGTGCTATGGATTTCGCTGGTGGATATCCAGCTAACCTTCATGACGAGATAAACAATTATTCTGTAATTGCCGGAGTCGTGGCTAGAACAATGGATTTTGACATTATTCATGCTCACGACTGGCTTACTTATCCTGCTGGCATACATGCAAAATATGCTAGTGGCAAACCATTGTGCATACATGTTCACGCCACAGACTTTGATCGTAGCCGTGGACATGTCAATCCTACAGTGTATGGAATCGAGAAGAATGGTATGGACAATGCCGACTGCATCATGTGTGTGAGCGAACTCACACGCCAGACGGTTATAAATCAATACCATCAGGACCCACGCAAAGTGTTTACGGTTCATAATGCGGTGTATCCATTAGAGAAAGAATTGCAGGATATTCCACGCCCAGATCATAAGGGTAAGGAGAAAGTAGTAACTTTCCTGGGACGACTTACAATGCAGAAAGGACCAGAGTATTTTGTCGAGGCAGCCAATATGGTTCTTCACCGCACTCGCAATGTACGTTTCTGTATGGCTGGTTCGGGTGATATGATGGATCAGATGATCTATCTTGCTGCAGAAAGAGGTATTGCAGATCGTTTCCACTTCCCAGGCTTTATGCGTGGAAAACAAGTCTATGAATGTCTTAAGGATTCTGATGTTTATGTAATGCCTTCTGTGAGTGAGCCTTTTGGTATCTCTCCGCTTGAAGCTATGCAATGCGGAACACCTACAATCATATCAAAGCAGAGTGGCTGTGCCGAGATTCTTACCAACTGTATAAAGGTAGACTACTGGGACATCAATTCGCTTGCCGATGCCATTTATAGCATCTGTCACAACGAGAGTCTGTTTGATTATCTTTCTGTTCAAGGAAAGAATGAAGTAGATCAGATTACTTGGGAAAAGGTAGGCTTGTGGATACGTGAACTCTATGAACGCACTTTGGGGTGGCGCTAGATAAACTGAATAAAGTAAAATAGTAAAAGTATATAGCATGAAGACAATTTGTTTATATTTCGAAATACATCAGATTCTACATCTGAAGAGATATCGTTTCTTTGATATCGGTACTGATCATTATTATTATGATGATTACGAGAATGAAAGAAGTACGATTGATATTACCGAGCGTTCTTATATGCCTGCGCTCAATGCGTTGCTTGATATGATCAAGGCTAATGGTGATTATTTCAAGGTAGCTTTCTCTCTTAGCGGTGTCGGTGTAGAACAGTTAGAGATGCATGCTCCGCAAGTGTTGGAAAAGTTACAGGAACTCAATAATACAGGCTGTGTGGAATTTCTTGCCGAACCTTATTCGCATGGTCTATCTTCACTTGTTAACGAGGACGGATTTGATGAGGAGGTGAAGCGCCAGTGCTCAAAGATGAATGAGTACTTTGGACAGTATCCAAAGGTATTGCGCAACTCGTCTCTCATATATAGTGATGATATCGGACTGAAGGTTTCTCAGATGGGATTCAAGGGTATGCTCACTGAGGGTGCAAAACATGTATTAGGTTGGAAGTCTCCACATTATTTATATACTAGTGAGTTGGCTCCAAACTTGAAACTCCTGTTGCGTGATATAAATCTCAGCGATGACATTTCACTTCGTTTCAGCAATAAGGACTGGAGCGGATATCCATTGTTTGCTGATACTTACATCAATCGTATTGCAGGATTGCCTCAAGAGGAACAGGTAGTAAACATATTTATGGAACTTTCTGCTCTTGGCATCGCTCAGCCTTTGTCAAGCAATATTCTTGAATTCTTTAAGGCTTTGCCTGCTTGTGCCAAAGCTAAAAATATAACATTCTCTACGCCGACAGAGATTTGTGAGAATGTAAAGGCTGTCGATTCGCTAAATGTGCCAGACACGCTTAGTTGGATAGACGAAGAGCGTGATGTAAGTTCATGGCTAGGTAATCCTATGCAGCGTGAGGCTTTCAATAAGTTGTATAGTGTTGCCGATCGTGTACGTATAGCTAACGATCCTCGTATAAATCAGGATTGGGATTATTTGCAGGCTAGCAACAACTTCCGTTTTATGACAACGAAGCCAGCTGTTGTTGGTGTTGATCGTGGCATCTATAGCAGTCCTTTTGATGCTTTCACAAACTATATGAATATCCTTGGTGATTTCATCAATCGTGTCAACAATCTTTATTCTACCGACATTGATAATGACGAACTTGAAGGCTTGCTCACAACGATCAAGAATCAAGGTGATGAAATTGAGATGAAGGATAAGGAGATTTCTCGTCTTCAGGCTAAGATTGAAAAGATTGAGACTGAAAGCGATAAGTTCCGTGAACAGGTAGAAGTAAAGTGTACTACAAAGAAAGAAACTCCAAAAAAGTCTGTTGCAAAGAAAGAGACTATCAAGAAATCTGTTGCAAAGAAATCTGCAACGAAGAAAGTAGGGGAGGAGCCTGTTACGAATTCTTCTAAAGAGTAATATATATAATTACCCTGATGTGATGATTTAGTCGTAGCTCATTTGGGCTTATTCCCAATATGAGTTTATTATTTTATAGTGATAATTATTTTGAGTAGGGAAGTCAGTAAAGACTGACTTCCCTTTTTTGTTCGCCCTGCATGGTGACAAGAAAGCTAAATCTTCTATCAGAGCCAATGACAAATATCGTATTGAGTTCACTATAGATGAGAATTTAGAAACGCCTGTTCTCACGGTATGCAACATTATAGAATTGTCGAACCATTATAAATAATGAAGATATGATCACATTAAGAGGCATTGACCCAAAAATGATCGCCAACAACCTGGAATCATCAATGTTGATTCATCCAGGAGAAATGATAAAGGATGAAATTGAGAGTCGTGGCATGACCCAAAAGAAACTCGCTAACATGACTGGCATTGCTCCATCGGTGCTCAACGAGGTGCTTAATGGCAAGCGCTCTGTTACCACAGAATATGCCCTGCTGATAGAAGCTGCCCTTGACATTGATGCAGACATGTGGATTGGTCTTCAGGCAGACTACGATAAGCAGAAAGCTCGTAACGACAAATCCTTCATCAAAAGGCTGGAAGAGATTAGAAAATATGCGGTGATGCTTTAAGCACACTCTATAAGATGCACTATACCCTAAGTAAGCATAATGATAATGTAAGACAAGGGGAAAAATAAGAGTATAATAAATATATTATTCCTGAGGACTTTTTTGTTCGCCCTGCATGAGTATATTCTAATATGGCTTGACGTATAGAAACTTGATATAAAGCTGGAATACTGAATATTATCATTGATAAATTCAAAGATATATCTTCAGCAGAAATATCAGCAATGAGTCACAAAGAAGATCCATGGAAAAAATATCATGACTGCGACAATCTCATTTCATATAATGAAGCATTCAAATTGAGTACTGTCTGACTATTGAATGAATATACCGTTCCCGCTAATTCCCGCAGATATTCTTTTCTTTGTAGGTAACTATAGCATCTGCTAAAGCAGATGTATTCTCCCATAGATATCTTTCCTTACTTTCATTTCCGAAACAACATAGATTACTTTTCACCTGTGGCAGTTGTCAAGTAATCCTTGACAACTGAGTTTCATTCTAACTCTTTATCCTTTAGTACATTAACAATATACATACTAGCATAAAGAATAGAGGTGATAAAAAATTTAAGCAAAAAAATGGGTGACTCTCGCCACCCTAAATGTTTTCACAACGGAATAATCCTTATTGTGATTAGCTAAATTTTATGCAAATATCATGATTATTTTTGTAAATTGCAAATTTTAAGACATTTTTTTTATAACTTTGCTAATACTTTAACCAAAACAACACTAATTATGGCAAAAATTCTAGGTTTGGACTTAGGAACCAATAGTATAGGATGGGCATTAGTTGATAATACCAGTAAACAAATTATCAAAGCAGGAAGTAGAATTATTCCCATGGATGCAAAAGCTATGTCTGACTTTGAATCAGGTAATCTCCAATCTTCAGCAGCAGCAAGGACTGAATTCAGAGGCATTCGTAGATTAAATGAACGTGCAGAACTCAGAAGACAAAGATTACTCCGAGTGCTGAATGTACTTAATTTCTTACCTGCTCACTTTCAAAAACAAATTGATTTCGATAAGCATCCCGGACAATTTATTAACCATGGTGAACCCCTTTTGCCATATCGAAAGGATAGCAATAATAAAAATGAATTTATATTTATGGATTCATTTAAGGAGATGCTTGAAGAATTTAGAGAGATTCATCCTGATATGTTGGCTGAAGGTCGCAAGATACCTTACGACTGGACTATATATTATTTGAGAAAGAAGGCTCTTATTCAGCCAATTAAACGAGAAGAATTGGCGTGGATATTGCTCAACTTTAATACAAAACGTGGTTACTATCAACTGCGTGGTGAAGAGGATGATATATCAACTTCTAAGAATGAAGAATACAAGGTGCTTAATGTTGTTAATGTAGAAAAACTGGATGCAGTAAAAAATAAAAAAGGATTGTATTGGTACGATATTACTTACGATAATGGTGCCAAACAACGCAAAACTGGTATCATTGATCCTAGAAATATAGGTGACCAAGTTGAAGTTATTGTCACTACAACTTTAGATAAAGAGGGAAATATAGCTTTAGATAAAGAGGGAAATCCTAAGATTAAACTGCGCGATCCTCAAGAAGGCGATTGGACTCTGATGAAAAAACGAACTGAGGCGGATCTGAATAATAGAAATATTACTGTAGGTGAATATATATATGATTCAATTCTTGCAGACCCTACAATTAAAGTTAGAGGTAAACTTGTTAAAACCATTGAACGCAAGTATTATAAAGAAGAATTGATTAAAATTCTCAATAAGCAATGTGAATTTATACCAGAGTTAAGCGACTCAAATATTTATGAAAAGTGTGTAAGAGAATTATATCATAATAATGAGGCACATATTCAATCTCTGTATCAATCTAGTTTTACGAGTTTCTTTGTAGATGATATTATTTTTTACCAGCGCCCACTTAAAAGTAAGAAAAGCGAAATAGCTAACTGCCCTTATGAACATTATCAGTTTGTAAATAAAGACACTGGGGAAATCGTAAAGCAACCTATAAAGGTTATACCTAAGTCACATCCCATTTATCAGGATTTCAGACTATGGCAGTTTATTTCAAATCTGCGAGTGATTCAGAAAGAAAAAAATGAAAATGGGAAATTGAAAACAGACGTAGATGTTACAGATGAATTTATAAATACA
Protein-coding sequences here:
- a CDS encoding glycogen debranching enzyme N-terminal domain-containing protein, with the translated sequence MSYLKFEKALMTNLQESLPRELLRTNRSGAYSCSTIVDCNTRKYHGLLVVPVPELDDDNHVLLSSLDVTVVQHGAEFNMGLHKYQGNNYSPKGHKYIKEFDCNKVPTTIYRVGGVILKKEVVFQHYEDRILIRYTLVDAHSITTLRIRPFLAFRSVRQFTHENSVASRDYQPVDNGIKTCMYPGYPELFMQFSTENKFMFKPDWYRGVEYPKEQERGYASDEDLYVPGYFELDIKKGESIVFAASISESSTDSLNELFDTEVGKRTPRDNFFHCLVNAAHQFHIHENNDDRYILAGYPWFKCRARDMFIALPGLTLSIEEQYYFELVMKTAQKGLDEFMEGKPLSVKIYEMEQPDVPLWVIWCLQQYAKEAGMQKCLEMYGPFMKRIMTFIEKGNHPNLKVMDNALVYTNGTDKAVTWMNSTVNGKPVVPRTGYIVEFNALWYNALKFCASIAQLDKKNKEAEHLEKTAEKCRKSFLDMFMNEYGYLFDYVGGNDKDWSVRPNMIFAVALDYSPLDQDQKKSVLDVCTRELLTPKGLRSLSPKSGGYNPMYIGPQTQRDYAYHQGTAWPWLGGFYMEACLKLYKRTRLSFIERQMVGYEDEMLNHCIGTIPELFDGNPPFNGRGAISFAMNVAEILRTLELLEKYNFK
- a CDS encoding glycoside hydrolase family 57 protein produces the protein MKTICLYFEIHQILHLKRYRFFDIGTDHYYYDDYENERSTIDITERSYMPALNALLDMIKANGDYFKVAFSLSGVGVEQLEMHAPQVLEKLQELNNTGCVEFLAEPYSHGLSSLVNEDGFDEEVKRQCSKMNEYFGQYPKVLRNSSLIYSDDIGLKVSQMGFKGMLTEGAKHVLGWKSPHYLYTSELAPNLKLLLRDINLSDDISLRFSNKDWSGYPLFADTYINRIAGLPQEEQVVNIFMELSALGIAQPLSSNILEFFKALPACAKAKNITFSTPTEICENVKAVDSLNVPDTLSWIDEERDVSSWLGNPMQREAFNKLYSVADRVRIANDPRINQDWDYLQASNNFRFMTTKPAVVGVDRGIYSSPFDAFTNYMNILGDFINRVNNLYSTDIDNDELEGLLTTIKNQGDEIEMKDKEISRLQAKIEKIETESDKFREQVEVKCTTKKETPKKSVAKKETIKKSVAKKSATKKVGEEPVTNSSKE
- a CDS encoding Crp/Fnr family transcriptional regulator, producing the protein MAFKKDNNNSAIVRAISELWQPLTDEEIKILSDDIYVQKFKRNQLIYKDFDGPTRMMCLVQGKVKIFKVGIGGRNQILRIIKPIEFFGFRAYFADEDYKTAAMAFEPSIVAFFSMPVMMKLMKSNFNISLFFIKYLSKQLGYSDDRTVNLTQKHIRGRLAESLIFLRDSYGIEEDGYTLSIYLSREDLANLSNMTTSNAIRTLSAFANEKLIAIDGRKIKLINSDEILRISQLG
- a CDS encoding glycosyltransferase family 4 protein, producing the protein MKVLMFGWEYPPHVYGGLATANYGITEGLHAQGDVDITLCLPKPWGDEDKTPANIVAMNCVPIAWRDVDYDYVKNKIGNIMSPELYYKLRDHIYGDFNYMGVNNLGAMDFAGGYPANLHDEINNYSVIAGVVARTMDFDIIHAHDWLTYPAGIHAKYASGKPLCIHVHATDFDRSRGHVNPTVYGIEKNGMDNADCIMCVSELTRQTVINQYHQDPRKVFTVHNAVYPLEKELQDIPRPDHKGKEKVVTFLGRLTMQKGPEYFVEAANMVLHRTRNVRFCMAGSGDMMDQMIYLAAERGIADRFHFPGFMRGKQVYECLKDSDVYVMPSVSEPFGISPLEAMQCGTPTIISKQSGCAEILTNCIKVDYWDINSLADAIYSICHNESLFDYLSVQGKNEVDQITWEKVGLWIRELYERTLGWR
- a CDS encoding Panacea domain-containing protein, giving the protein MSSAEISAMSHKEDPWKKYHDCDNLISYNEAFKLSTV
- a CDS encoding HigA family addiction module antitoxin, which produces MITLRGIDPKMIANNLESSMLIHPGEMIKDEIESRGMTQKKLANMTGIAPSVLNEVLNGKRSVTTEYALLIEAALDIDADMWIGLQADYDKQKARNDKSFIKRLEEIRKYAVML
- a CDS encoding diacylglycerol/lipid kinase family protein; the encoded protein is MMTENRWGVLYCPKHEGLSNPSNRWEKIEKALHDNNVDYDFVQSENSKSVERLVKMMINNGYKTIVIVGGDSALNDSVNCLMDVEKDVRDQISLGVIPNGLMNDFAHFWGFSESEYDQSIKWIKQHRVRKIDLGCIRYYNKSGEPCHRYFLNCVNIGLIAAIMNLRRKTRHFFGSRTLSFMFSFAMMIFQRLEYKMHMKINTDELQRKMMTVCVGNSTGYGQTPNAVPYNGMLDISVVYHSELTQMLEGLYLFLRGKFLNHKSVHPYRTREIEVFDVQRAMVGIDGRLMNTPVGPFKINVEQEVINFLIPE